The following nucleotide sequence is from Harpia harpyja isolate bHarHar1 chromosome 7, bHarHar1 primary haplotype, whole genome shotgun sequence.
ATAAATGCGTATTTTCTGTAAACCTGAGCTGATGAGCCGCTACAATCCCCTCCTGTGATGCCTCACAAATAGTTGCTGATGGGCTATTTGGTTATTTTGCCTGCGCTCATCGCCTGTGGCAAAGTCTGTAATTATGCTGTTTACTCTTCTCAAGAGCTTGGTTGTCTTCCGCGCTTTTGAAACACGCCCGCTATTTTCAGAGTGACGAAAAACGGCTGTCGGCGACCGAGAAATACTCAAATCCACCGATTTTAACACTCCCCCGTGCTAGTCACCTCGAACCCGCGCGACCTCTGTGTGGAAAACGTGCCCGGCCGTATGGCTGCATCGCCGAGCTTTTCCACAAAGACACGAGGGAAAATTTTCAGCCTTCCGCGCGCTATTTCGGGCAGTTGagtttgcagaattttttttgctcttcctaACGGGTATTTTGGATCCCCTTAACTATCCCTGCTGACGACAGGTCGGTCGTTTTCtttggggggacacacacacaccacccccccccccagcgacTGAGGGCCGCAGGGCCCCCGCCGCGTGCTCTTCGCGGCGTTCAAggcttctgaaattaaaaaaaaaaaaataaaataaaacgaAGCACGAAGGCGAtctcccccgctcccctcacaCCCCGGTTGGGCGGGAGCCGCAGCACGGCGCGGAGGAAGAAGCGCGGAGGGACACGGGGGTGAGGCGCGGCCCTGAGGGGAGAGGGGCGGGGCGCGGAGGgagaggcgggcgggcgggcggtgccctgcccggggccgcgccgcccctgCCGCCGGCTCCGCGTGGGTGGCGGCCGCGCAGAGCGGTGCCTCCGCGCCcgcagagcggcggcggcgggccggggccggggccggggccggggccggggccggggccggggccgggctgtgCCGTACCGGGGCGGAGCGGAGCATGTCGGCGCTGCGGCGGAAGCTGGGGGACGAGTACCAGGTGGTGAGCACCTCGGCCagcggcggggggctgccgcccccccgggcggccccgcgggggaAGCGGCAGCGGTTCGTGGATAAGAACGGGCGGTGCAACGTGCAGCACGGGAACCTGGGCGGCGAGACCAGCCGGTACCTGTCGGACCTCTTCACCACGCTGGTGGACCTCAAGTGGCGCTGGAACctcttcatcttcatcctcaCCTACACCGTGGCCTGGCTCTTCATGGCCTCCATGTGGTGGGTGATCGCCTACATGCGGGGCGACCTGAACAAGGCGCACGACGACAGCTACACCCCCTGCGTGGCCAACGTCTACAACTTCCCCTCCGCCTTCCTCTTCTTCATCGAGACCGAGGCCACCATCGGCTACGGGTACCGCTACATCACGGACAAATGCCCCGAGGgcatcatcctcttcctcttccagtCCATCCTGGGCTCCATCGTGGACGCCTTCCTCATCGGCTGCATGTTCATCAAGATGTCCCAGCCCAAGAAGAGGGCCGAGACCCTGATGTTCAGCGAGCACGCCGCCATCTCCATGCGGGACGGCAAGCTCACCCTCATGTTCAGGGTGGGCAACCTCCGCAACAGCCACATGGTCTCCGCGCAGATCCGCTGCAAGCTCCTCAAAGTAAGTGCCGTCCCGCCGCGCgtgccccgcggccgccggccccaCAGGGGTTGTCCCGCCGGCCCCCTCTGGCCCCTCCGAGCACCCTTTCGGCAGGAGAGCTTCGCCAACCCTCGCtcctgctgggggctgcccccgTCTCCCTGCCACGCTCTTCGGGCTCAGCCGTCGGGCACCAGATTTACTCTCAGCCCTCTGAATTACCAGCAGCCTTGTAGGATAACGTTTATGTTCAGCACTGGCTTTACACGCGTAGTTATAGATTTCTACGAAACGTTAGGTTTCTCTGGCAAGTAAATACTTTGTAGCTTGAATTCCTTGGTGTGCgttttaaaagaaagctgctTGCCCTTCTGGCATATTTCTGTGCTTTCGGGCAACAGTGAGTCCAGTCAGGCAGAACTTTATTTATACAGTGCGTGAACTTCATGGGAAGCAGAATGCCAGGGTTGGACATTTAAAAATTGTGCTAATGGCCCCGTGCGTCCAGGGAAAAATTGAGTGTTTATTTGAGACTTGCTACAGCGGCCGCATATATATCGGGGAGATGAAGTAAATGTGGAGTGGGTGGAAGGGGACGGCTCGGGTGACGTTTGACGCATGCAGAGCATCCCGCATgtttctgcagctggcaggggaTGTGGGTGCTctgcaggggcaggcagggtcCCCCTGCCGGGGGGGGACCCCCCCTTGGAGGGCtgccctgctttcttccccgcTCCTCTGGCTGCCCCCCGCGGGGGGATGCTCATCCCTCGCCTGCCGCGCCCGGATCCGGCGAAGCAGAAACGCGTTTTGCTCGGAGGCTTCTGAAGTTGTCGTGTTTTGGCCCAAATACGTGTTGCCGACGGGGATTTTGCAGGCAGGATCGTCGCTGCGTTCAGTGAGGGTTGCAGAACCCCCACTGCACCCTGAGCCGCGGGGGAGTCTGTGGCCAAAAGGAGGGGTGGTGCTCGCACCCCACAAGCCGGGTGGGGAAGAGGAATGTAAAGAATCTCCATAATTTCACTTGTCTCCTTCCTGCTGTGCCCGGATGATTTCTGTAGCTGGGTCCGACATCGGTGAAGACGCACTCGCTGCAGCTGACCTGGAGGCATCtattcctgttcttctctttttcaaTAATCAGCTGGAATCTCAGTTACGCTTCTCCCCGATATGAGCTGTCCCTGATTGTTTCCTCCTGTCACAAGTTTAGATGGGTAAATTGAGTGACGTGCAATTAGCCTGGTAAGTAACCGTCCGGTCTTAGGAGGGCACCACGGTGACCCCTCCAACTGCCTTGTGTGACGAGGCCGTCCTGACTAGGGAGAGGTCAGACTGTCACGTTTAGCATAGCTCTTTAATAGCTTTAAAGAATCAAAATGAGCCATTTCCATTCTAAATTTTGAAAACAGCCCTTTCTGTATCCAGAGGTGCCGCAGAGGGAATCTTAAAAGTTGGAGCTTAAAACTTAGCGTGGCTCCCAAAAATTTCCTGAACTTTAAATATGTGAAAGAGCAGCTTCACAGCCAtcatttcttctggttttgtgacGGCAGAGCTGGAGTCAGAAGGGTGAAGGTTTtgcagctgttttaaaaatagcaagaaagCGAGAGGAGCCCAGGGAACTCTGCCGTAGCAGCAGCTCAAACAAAGCAAGCTGTCCTTCCATCCTGGGGTATCGTTCATCTTCGGAGAAGGAAAAGGCCATCCATGCGGCACGCCAGCAATGCGGGCACTGTTGGTGCTGGCGGCTGCGTTGTGGCCGTGGTGGCACGCTGTGCTGCAGGCATCCCGCCGGGCCCCAGCCCGCAGGACCTCTATACACGGGCAGCTATAAatgtggagggagagggagaagagtgATAAAGGGATAAAATGTGGCTGTTCTGTGGTACAGTTATAGCTGGCTCTGCACATCACCCACCAAATGGCTCTGCACGGTGCATCCTTTcgctgctgtggggcagcagtGCTTGGCGCGGTCTCCTGGCCCccaaaaaatgggggaaaaaaaaaaaaaggattgcaaCAGGGAGAGCGATCTCTCGTCTTGGGGGTGCTGCCACGCATGGACGGCCTTCCTGGCTTGCAGGAGCGCAAGTATGTGGCGGGGGGGAACTGCTGCTTCAGTGTTCCTGCTTTGGTTTGCATATAACTTTTATTGCAGGTTTATTGCAAAACGGGGAGGGAAGAGTTAATTGAAGGGCTGCTCGCAGGTTTTCtgctgaaatgcttcttttttggTAAAAAGGTTATTCTGCTTGCAAAATCTATGTAAAATTGGAAACCCCAAtgcactgtttttcattttttaatttttttttttcccagtaagcTTAGACcatactggagaaaaaaacaaatacaaaacctgAAAAGTGGCAAGTTAGTGCAAAGACTCATTCATTGTaatattcacttttttaatgAATCTCTAGGATTGCAAAGAACTTGCATGAAACTTGGAAGCCCTGTACTTTTCCTCCCTATGTTACACTGAGTCAAAAAGAGTCACTCAAGGTCATTTCTTCCTGCAAATGTATTGGCTCAGATAGCAAAATAGTCGATGGTACGAGTTCTCGCACCCTGCCTTGGGTTGAACACTGCCTGTAATTCAGGGGTAGTTGTAAAATAATATTTGGATTGTCTGTAATGTTTTAGCTCTCAATCTTTATCTCCATTCCCTCAGAGCAGAAGCAATCATACTTTGTGTCCATGACTTCACAGCTGGATAATGTAACACCTGATTTTTACCACAGCTGTAAAATGGGAGGGTTTTGTGACGGACGTGATAGATTCGCTGGGCATCCCGTGTGCTCCTGTGCGAGCGGTGGTAGGGTGATGGTGctgtgggagtgggagcagggTCCTCCCTGGCCCTGCAGCAGCGGTTACAGCTCATGGCACCCAGGCAGCAGCCCACCCGTTTTTAACCTTTCTTCCCCATCGTTTTCTTCCCCCCATCTGTAGTTCATGCCTCTTTCTCTGGAGCTCTTGTCCTTTGCCATGTCCCTCAAGTACCCCATTGTCTTTAACTCCCTTTTTCCCATCCCTACTCCATCTGTTAAGATGTCCGTTATAGAGAAATTTTTTGCAAAATAATAGCTCACCCTGCTTCTTCATCCTCTCCTGTGCATTGGTAGGGGGGTTGGCTGGTTGGGTCAGACTAAGATTTTGAGGCAGGTACCACTGGGTGTTCCTTGGAAAGCATCCGTGGAGAAGTGCCACGTAAAGCCAAAACATTTCGGACAGTCGCGGTGGTAGCTGAAGACCTAAATAGAGCAGCCAGAGAGCAGACCTCGCAACGATTTTACAGCCAGATCTTGAGAGGACTTCCCCAAACCATTAGCGTTCATAATGAAGCCTGGTGCCTGCCAACTCCTGATTGCATTTCGTTGGCTCTGACCCGGGGCCACCcttttcctctgtcccaaagCCGAGCTGGGAGGACGGGTCTTGGTGTCCCCAGCGTGACAGTGTCACCCAGAAATGAGCCAGCCTTCGCCTCCCCTGTGGCTATAACAATATTGTAGGGGCATGGGATGGCTGATGGACACTGTTCCCTCCCTAGAgctgctcctttccctgcttaCGGGTCTTATTTGGTGCTTTGCTggtgttttttgcctttttattgaAAAGTAGACTTCTCtctgaagaaagaacaaacaaaaccccgCAGGCAGGATATTTATGCAGATGTGCTCTAGATGTTTCTTGGCTCTGATGGCTTTATCTGAAACTGCGTGGCCTATGCTGGGATGGAGTAGCAGAGGCAGGTGTGATAAATCTGaattttcacacacaaaaattaaagCACATCTCTTAGCCGGAACTTCAGGGCAGTGAAACACACGATTGTTTGTTTGGGATTAGATCTCCTTCAAATCCAGCCACCATtcagggaaaattttaaaaatagaaaccaaATCCTAAGCGAGGCGCATAATCCGGTTTTGCTCTGTCTGCTGCCTTTTGCTTTTAGGCTCCCAACCGCTTCCGAGCCTGGGGGGCTTGGCCGTAGCTGTACCCCTCGTGCCCTCACTGGGGGCTGCCCTGCACCCCATGAGCACCCAGCATCCTCCCACCCACGCCCCCACAGCTGCCAGTGCAGGGCTTTTTTATGGAAGGCACAGGACTGGGTTTCTCTGGGAGCCACTGGTGTCACTCGTAGGGACCCTGATAGTCCAGAGGTGATGTCTGCTCTGGTCCCTGTCCAACGGGGCATCttccccccccgccgctcccaGTTACACATGTAGTGTGGCAGATCTGAATAATgaggagaatggaaagaaaggagaagttggAGGAAAGATTATGCTTCTTCCTGCAAGCATAATCGCGctcctgttaaagaaaaaaatcccatttcaagTCAGTGGTATTGCTCAGTATGGGAAGTTTTACATCAGCTCAAAACGTAGGGAATGATGGAAATGCATCTCAAGTAGTGATTTAACATTGGGTTTTGGCTCTGTAGGATGACTACAACAGTTtgtaaaacttctttttaaaatctgagtaGCAAATAATGGAAAATTCTATAATAAAAAGTAATGACCAGGAAGGGCTATAATGTTCTGTTCCTGCCTATTCATAACACAAGGAGAAGAAATAGAAGCCGGAGAGGGAGCGTTTGGGCAGGGCTGTGCTGATTACAGTGCTCCTCACGGACTAGGGATGCAAAGCGTAGCTTCCAGCCAGGCACACGAGCCGGAGCGCTGAATTTGAGGTTTCAGCTCTAGGTGTGATTTTATGGACTTGTTCTGTAGCTGTTAAATTATGGTTTATAGTGTCTTAGCAGGCAGCTCTAACTAAAGCGGTAACAGCATGCCCTTCGCCGGGCTGCTTTTGTCAAAAGGGCGATGATCCAAAAAACTTCCCTGGAGAACTGTGTGCTCAGCTGATGTGGGGCTGACATTAGCTGTTGTTAGTCAGCGTTGAGGCCTCCACTCTTATGGGAAAAGCTGGTAATTAATCTTATTGCTGCCACTTTCCGCAAGGAGTTCACGGACAGTCCCTCGTGGGAGGGACCCTGGAGCTGGCTGTGAGCCCTCACCTGTGGTCACTGTGTTGCCGCATGGATTTGGTGAGGTTCGGGGTATCTCAAGGGGAGATGTCCCCTTGTCTGAGCCCCCGGGCAGGGGACCCTGTCTGGGCACACTGGTTGTACAAGGGCTGGCGTGCAAAGCTGGGTGAAGGGCGGGCTGGATGTGTGCTggcttcctcttctcctcctggtGGGTGATGCTGCAGGTCGGTGGCAGAGCCATCGTTCGTGTCAGTGGCCGGCGGTTTTCCAGGGCTCCTATGTCAGTGAGCTGCAATTGCAGTAAGATGTGTGTTAGAAATAATTCATCCTTGCTCTGCACGGCCAGCGCTGGACTCCCACGCGTTTCATGGACGTGTGGCTGGACCGGGGTTTGCCTCGTGTGATGGGTGCTGCAGAGTGCTGGCAGGGATGCAGGATGCTGTCGGGGTGCCTCGGTGATGGCTGCTCCACcggtgatctctctctctctctctctgtctctgcctctcccctcGCTGCCTGTCCAGTCCCGCCAGACCCCGGAGGGTGAGTTCCTCCCGCTCGATCAGCTGGAGCTGGACGTGGGCTTCAGCACGGGGGccgaccagcttttccttgtgtcCCCGCTCACCATCTGCCACGTGATAGATGCCAAGAGCCCCTTCTACGACCTCTCGCAGCGCAGCATGCAGACAGAGCAGTTTGAGATTGTCGTCATCCTGGAGGGCATCGTGGAAACAACAGGTGAGTAGAGAAAGCAAATGCTCCGTGAAAGCAGATGTCACCCTGCAGGTCTTACCGTCCGCCTTCGAAAAACTGGGTGCTTCAGATTGCCCTTTAGTCCAACCACACGGTCACATTTTGCAAATGCTTCGAGATAGCCAAAGTCGTATTTTCCCCCAAAGCGAAAATGTTTGAGGGATTTTTGGCAATGTGTCTATTACCACGGCGATGCACTTCGGTACTCCCAGCAAGCGGCAGGAACCTCCATTGCTGCGCGGGGATGCTGCAGCGGGGTCGGGCACGCTGTGATCCCCACGGCATTGCCCATCCGGCAGCGATGCTGCAGCTCcggccagggctggagggcagATGCTCCCGCAGGCTGCGAGCACCTCACTTCGcttcccaggctgctgcctgccgCGGGGGAACGCTTATTGGGGATATTCAGAATTTCTTTGATCGTTTTTTCGGTCCGTATGCTGGTGCCCGAGAGCCTCGGGCTGCAGTATTTTAGTTACTCAGCCAGGTACCCAGCAAGGCTTGGGGCAGCAGAGGTGAATCATCCGTGCTGTTCAAGAAACACTCCCTGATATTTCAAGAAAAGCTCCCTGATATTTCAAGAAAAGCTCCCTGCTGTTAGCATAGTTGGCTCGTGTAAGGATTTCAGGGCTGACATGCAGACCAGAGAACtccaggttgtttttttttctccctagcaaaactgttttcaaacagaaatgatTGGAGAAAAGGAATTTTGTAAATAGCTcattagaattttaaaacaaagtggtGTGTTTGTATACTTCtgagtttatttttgtaaatatttcagaCTTAGGAATTATGaccagagcaaaaaaaaagaagaggtattTTCTGGATCTATAAAGCCTAACTCATATAAGCTTGCAGATTTTGTGACCTAGTTTCGTAAGATGAGATGAATATTGGGTAAAATAGAGCTGAATGTGCTCTATCTTGATAAAACGTGGAGGGACGAAAGggttttaaagttaaaaaaagtctttaaaaatgtgaGTAAATGGAGAGGAGGAGAGTATAGAGCTGGAAGGCAGCTGGACTGGAGGAGAACCAATATCCGCGATGGCAAGAGCATGTAAATACAAAGATATATCAGTGATGGTGAGAGCACGTAAATACAAAAAGGCAGGTGCTGCAGGTGGGAGCGAGGAGGCAAAAAGCCTTGCTTCGTGGCACTGACTTTGGCGCAAGCACTGGGGCTTTATTATAAGCTGCAGCACTCTCATTGATGGTTTCCAGCAGGTAGCTTTTGCTAAGCCCGGCTCAGGTAAGGAAGACAAGAACAGATGCGAGGGAAGGGGCAATCTCATCTAAAGGATGcccttttttttcaggagaggTGGACACTTAGTAGGTTTAAAACTTGCAGAAAGTCAGGACCCATCTCTCTATCCTGGTGCCCTCCCAGCAGATTCTTTATTGGAGTTTCCACCTCCCCTGTCATTCACCTTAAAGCCAAAACACTTTTGGCAAGTCAGAGGTCTTGCTCTGGGAACAGGCAGTAACCTATGTACAGAAACGTGTACAATTTGTGTTTATGAATGTACATTATATATCAAGAAAAATGGGGAACGTTTCATATGGGTTACGTACCTGAATACCTCTGCTAAGGTTAAAAATGGGTTTAATTCAGGGGTAGTTTTCTGAGAAGTTGAGTCCGATACTATGAAGTGTGACcgctggagctgggctggctgaaGGTCAGGAGACATCAACCTCAGCACTGATAGTACACGTTAGGCAAAACAGGTTTCTTCTCTTTGTGGAAAGAATATGTTGTAGTAATCTTCCATCTAAGCTATCTTGACTTATGGTTTGCATCTAACAGCCCACAGCCATCCCAGAACAGGAGCAATAATTTGAAGGGGATTATTAGAAATATTACAAAGTAATTTGCAGCGTGCTTTGTTGGCTGTTTTGTAGATAAAGCTGATAAGAGACTTGGTCTGTGCTTTCTTCCCCCTCGGTGTAGGACAGTTACCTGCCCTCGCTGTAGTGTGTACATGATGTCAGAAGTGCAATACAAGTCTGAAATGTCTGCTGGCgtggaaagaacagaaataacttCCAGTTGTTTGGAAACCAGGGTGCTATTTTTGGTTAGGTGTAAAAACGATgcttgttttttgtggtttttttttgtttgtttcggaaGATCAGCGAGTAGGTCATACATTTGAAAAGGcttttccaattaattttgaTTACGTGTGGCCAGAGGGAgagtggtggtggtgctggtgggtcTCACAGGGGCTGAGCGAGCCCGATTGATCTGCGTGTGGTTCAGGAGAGTCCTGTGGATGATGAATATGTAGCCTGCGGGAAGTAGGTTGGAGGAAGATTAAATAAACTGTGGTTGATTTGCAAATGAGCCGAAGTTACAGCTGCGAGTGTTTGAAGTGGGGACTGATCTGAACCGAATGGGAGAGAGGTTTAGGGTTTCTTTTTGTGTCTGGTCCGGTCAAGCCCAGAAGGACCAGGCAGAGGTCAGAGCCAAGGCTGAGCGGAGGGGAAGGTTGCGTTATATGTGGGATGACTGGTGCTGCCGGCATCAGCCCAGCTGATACTTCAGGCGATGCTCCTGCCTGCCTTTCAGCCCTTCCAGCTTCCCACTCGGAACGGAAGTCCCTTCTGATGGCTGCTGTCTTAAACCTCGTCTGTGTTGCCTTATATTTTGAGTTTCAAAGTACAATCACAATGTTCTGGTAGTCCTACTGGGAGtggtatttaatttaattatgaGTGAAACCTTTGCAGGTAGGACAGCAGCCTCCAGAGAGCAAGTCTCTTCTTCAACCCTGTTCTTAGGATGGGTTTCTCTTGCATCCCAGGGGTAAAATAGATGTTTACTGCAGAGTGAAGAACTTTCTACCTTTCAGCCTAGAAAGCTGCCTTTGTAGTGGTTATGTGTTACCCTCCTATCAAttactgcatgaaaaaaaaatcatcatcatagTTTTatatcattaattaaaaaaaattctgaaattgaaTTGGATTTCAAAACTCAGAAGACTGTATTTCAATGCTAGAACGCAATGAAAATGGATTAATTTGATGCAGTCTTGGCATTTGGTTTCTTTCCAAAGGCAAGAGGTCCAAAAGCCAAACGGAAGTCGGGTAGCGATGCGTGCCCCTTCCCGTGCTGATGTCGTGACGGCTGtatccctgtgctgctgcagaccaAGGCAGCATTCTCCATTAGGGCATCTTCTGGGAAACCCCACCTGGGAACTCTTTTTTGAGTTTAAAATTGGCTCTAATGTTTTCCTATGAAAACAGTTAATTTCACTCGGATGTCTTCATTCCCAAGTGGGGAAATGTGTACTGAGCAGAGCAGCAGTTTCAGGAGAAACTTTCCCCCAGCACTATATGCGCTGCTTGGCTTCTGTGCCACGTCTCCTGACTTGACAACCAGTTCAGAGGATCTGGTAAAATAACATGGCTTCTGCACGTAGTCATTAAGCAACCTTATAACACAGCCTATTTTCTAAAGgtgctgtctttttttctttttttgtaaaattgaCTTGAAGAGCATCAATACCACGGAGATAAATTGCTTTCTTACCCGCCCCAGAAATGGAGCGCAGAGGAATTGCATGGTTCGCTCCCCACTGCCAGGTCCGTACAGCGTACCGCAGCGGAGCAGCCCCTGCGTGAGTGTCCTACCCTGCCTCTTTGCTAATGGTATTTTGTAGCATATTTAACGGAGAAGGCTTTGATATTCATCAAAGTTCTTCAGCTTGCAGAGTTTAAAGGGGGAGCTAGTGCTTTCAGCCTACACTCCTAGTTTGTTTTCcaagtaaattattttctgtgtctgcgtgaaaagtgctgtgaaactgcgCTGAGATCTACAACATCCCTTGTAAAGAACCGAGTTACTCACGCGCATCTCCTGCGTCCTGTGGAGATCTGCTGGCCGCAACATCAAGAATTAGACAGCAAGCGCATAATAATaactaacaaaaatatttatttcagggaATACTCTtagcactttttttcttctgtttgtactGACATGACAGAAGCAGCCTTTAGTCTGGAACTGAAGGAGGCAGAAATAcctgtgaaaaataaatgcaggctTCTGGCTCAACATATAAATATAAGAGAGAATTAAAGTCACTGGAAGGATCAGTGGGGTGGATTCAGCGCTCTTTGACGTGTTTTGAAATGCTTCAACCTTGAACTATGCTATAAATCatgatttcaaaatatatttagCAATATTGTCGCATTTCTGCATTGACGTGTGATCGTATGGTGCCATAGGGAGGCATATCATGTCAGTTAGGTTACACCAGGACAGCACAATTTAAGGGTAAGTCAGTCATCTGAAGGATCCCATTTACTTTGCCATTTCCCATGTTACTCCTGTTCTAGCCCTCTGGTATTGCCGTCTGGTGCAGGCCAGGGTGCAAGTGTCTTACACATTATAAAAGGTATTAGAAGGTATTGAGTATTTCTAGTATAGCCCTTGTATTTATAATAAATAGGGATTTAGGAGTCCTAATAGCATTTGATTTGAGTCAGCTCTGTCTTTTCATAGGGACTTAGAGCCTCTTGGTTTTCTTTAGCAGATG
It contains:
- the KCNJ3 gene encoding G protein-activated inward rectifier potassium channel 1, yielding MSALRRKLGDEYQVVSTSASGGGLPPPRAAPRGKRQRFVDKNGRCNVQHGNLGGETSRYLSDLFTTLVDLKWRWNLFIFILTYTVAWLFMASMWWVIAYMRGDLNKAHDDSYTPCVANVYNFPSAFLFFIETEATIGYGYRYITDKCPEGIILFLFQSILGSIVDAFLIGCMFIKMSQPKKRAETLMFSEHAAISMRDGKLTLMFRVGNLRNSHMVSAQIRCKLLKSRQTPEGEFLPLDQLELDVGFSTGADQLFLVSPLTICHVIDAKSPFYDLSQRSMQTEQFEIVVILEGIVETTGMTCQARTSYTEDEVLWGHRFFPVISLEEGFFKVDYSQFHATFEVPTPPYSVKEQEEMLLMSSPLIAPAVSNSKERNNSVECLDGLDEVGTKLPSKLQKITGREDFPKKLLRMSSTTSEKAYSMGDLPMKLQRISSVPGNSEEKLVSKTTKMMSDPISQSVADLPPKLQKLSGGGRMEGNLPPKLRKMNSDRFT